In the genome of Pseudanabaena mucicola str. Chao 1806, the window CCTTCGAGAGTAACTGAGGCTGATGTGGGCTTCTCTAAACCTGCCAAATTCGTAACTATTATTAATGCCCAGTTATGTAAATCCTCCATAAATAGCGATTTTCTCATGACTAATCCATGCCCACATTTGATCGCCATAGGAGAAATGCCACCATTCATTTGGATGTCGCACAAATCCGCTATGGGTCATTACTTCGTTTAATAATTGGCGATCACCATGAAACTCCATATCTTGCTCATCGATGGAATTAGCAAAGTAATCTGGTAAAGAGCGATCACTAATTTCATCAATCGGTGAACCCATATTTACTTCTAGAAGCTCAGAATCAAACAAAGTTACATCGATCGCTGCACCTGTGCTGTGAGGAGGAGGAGTTTTCGGATCATGACTAGGAATTGCCCAAAACTTCATTACTTCGGCATTAAGTGAAATTTTTTGATCTTCAGTAAGCGAATCTATTTCTAAGCCTTTACTTGCCACTAACTGAGAAAAGCTATAGTCCACCATAAACTGCTGCACAGAAATCGGACGATAGGCATCAAAAATAGCAATTTTCCAATTGGGGCGAAGGATTTGCAAATAGGCTTGGGATTTTTGTAATTTTTCTAAAATTCCTTGGCGAACAAAAAAAGGAGAGCGATCGCCATATGGTGCGCCTAAAGACATATATGGATGCGGATCGATTGTTATGATACCTGAGTTGAGATCAGAGGAGAGTGCAACAAGTGGCTCATTACAATCGGCAATAGGAATGTGTTGATAGGGTTTCATAGAACAACCGTATTGCTAAATTTGCAAACCGATGACATCATAGCCCCCTTCTCAAAAGCTATAGCGGTTTTCATTTTGCCTACGGCAAAATGAAAACTCAAAACTCTTAATGGGACTGATTTTTTGTTTTCAAATGAGTGTGTACTCATTTGAAAACCGCTATAAAAGCTAAAAGCTAATTATCAACAGCTATAGCCATATACGGCTTGATCACTAATAATGAGTAAATACACTTACTGTACAAAAGTTAACAGTTTATCGGATATACTCCGCTAGACTCTTAGCCACGTTAATTCTGATGTGAGGAGGATAAGGCGATCATTTCTACAAACCATTTAACCAATGCAGGTACAAGCACTCTACAGCCAACATTACAGCCTATGCAACCGACGATGGATCTCGGCACAGTTTCACAAATTATTGAGCCATTAGCATCAACCACGCTCGAACTTTCGCAAATGCCACAAATTGAACCCAACGCCCCAGTCCTCCGCATCATCGGTAAAGCCCCTTTATCTGGTCATGTCCCCATTAGCGGTGCAAAAAACTCGATCCTTGCTCTCATGGCAGGTACACTCTTATCATCCGAAGGCTGCCGCATTCGCAATGTCCCTAAACTCGCTGATGTAGAGCGAATGAGCGACATCCTAGAAACCCTCGGTGTCAAAATTTCTCGCACAGATGAAGTCCTCGATCTCGACACTAGCAACCTGACCACCAACTCTGCGCCCTATGAATTGGTTAGCAAAATGCGGGCGAGTTTCTTTGCCCTAGGCTCATTACTTGCTAGATTAGGTTCAGCAAAAATGCCTCTCCCCGGAGGTTGTGCGATCGGGGCACGTCCAGTTGAATTGCATGTTCGTGGTTTACAAGCTTTGGGGGCAGATGTCCAAATTGAGCATGGCATCGTGATTGCCCATGCCAAGAGCCGTAATGGACGTTTGCAAGGTACGAAAATTTATCTCGATTGCCCCAGTGTTGGTGCGACGGAAACCTTGATGATGGCGGCAACATTAGCTGAAGGTCAAACGATTATTGAAAATGCTGCCCAAGAACCTGAAGTGATCGATTTGGCGGATCTTTGCATTGCAATGGGAGCCAAAATTCATGGTGCTGGTACAAATACCATCATCATTGATGGTGTCGATAGGCTCCATTTTGCTGACTTCACCGCTATTCCCGATCGCATTGAAGCCGCAACTTTCATGGTTGCCGCCGCCATTACGAGATCGACCCTATCAATGTCACCAGTAGTTCCCGCGCACCTCACGGCTGCGATTTCTAAATTGCAAGATATTGGTGTAACCGTGCAGATTGATGCCCCCGATAAAATCACCGTTATTGGTGGCGATCGCTATCGAGCCGTTGACATTGAGACACTGCCTTACCCTGGGTTTCCCACGGATATGCAAGCCCAGTTCATGGCTTTGCTGACTATTTGTGAAGGTAACGGTGTAGTTACTGAAACTGTGTTTGAAAATCGCTTGCAGCACGTTGCAGAACTCAATCGCATGGGTGCAAATATTCGCCTCAAGAATAATGTGGCGGTAGTAACAGGTGTACCTCAATTATCAGGTGCTCCCGTGATGGCAACGGATTTACGCGCATCGGCAGCATTGGTTATTGCAGGACTAGCTGCTGATGGTGAAACTAAAGTTATGGGACTGCATCACCTTGATCGCGGATACGATCGCATTGAAGAGAAGTTACGCAATGTTGGCGCGAAGCTCTACCGTACTATAGAAACAGTAAATGCCTAGCTAAGTTTGGACTTACGCAAAATAGCCAAGAACTTGAGTTCTTGGCTCAAAGCTAAAGCGGACTCTAGAACGTCTGTAATCAACCCGTTTTAACGGGTTTAAGCTTTCAGCCAGTAATTTATTACAGTGATATTGCGTAAGTCCTAAAATTTTTCCGCTTCGTCGAACTGAAGTCTTTTTAGCATTTATTATTAGTTTTTTCCTCTAAGGTGCGATATTCGGGATTATAGCCAAAAGGTCTTTAGGAACTTGCGATTAATTAAAGTACCTGTGGCTTAGACTCCTCTCAGCCAACGTCAGTTGAGCGAAGTCTAAGCAAGATAACTTTGGTTGGACATTATTTATCAACGAGAGCATTAGTAGAGTCTCAGGTAAACGCTGTTGGAGCATCTTCTACATCTGACTTTCTCACAAGCAGTCATCTCAAATCACCTCATTCACAGGGAATCGGTCAATGAGTTGAGCAGCTTGCTTAGCGGATTGATACATTTTCGTTGTCAAGTGGGGAACGTGGGGGATTTGATAGAGTAAGTCAATGGTGCGCCTCATCAAGCGGACAATATCACCTTCATCAAGATTAGTATTTTGACATAGCTCCACCCATTCAATTCCCAAAGCCCATTGCTCAACAAGTCCTGTTAATTCATAATCGAGCCATGCAGGAATATCCACTAAATGACGACGCTGGACTTGAGTTAACTCACGACGACGTTCACGTAAACCATCAAGGGCATCCTCAACTGTTGGTGATAAACCAAACTTAATCCAGTTATCAGGTCGGCTATTTTCACTGACGATCGCCGCGCAGACAGTAGCAAGGTGGTGTGGCGCAAGATTGTCTAGTTCTCCTGAGAGTAAGGCACAGGCTAGCCAAAGTTCATTTTCACCGCGTAGTGCTGCCACGACTTGACCAACATCGGTGGGCTGGGTTTCTTGGAGGCAACCATAGATTTGGAGAATATTAACTAGACTCATAAACTCCTGCCAATGTCTTTG includes:
- the murA gene encoding UDP-N-acetylglucosamine 1-carboxyvinyltransferase; the encoded protein is MQPTMDLGTVSQIIEPLASTTLELSQMPQIEPNAPVLRIIGKAPLSGHVPISGAKNSILALMAGTLLSSEGCRIRNVPKLADVERMSDILETLGVKISRTDEVLDLDTSNLTTNSAPYELVSKMRASFFALGSLLARLGSAKMPLPGGCAIGARPVELHVRGLQALGADVQIEHGIVIAHAKSRNGRLQGTKIYLDCPSVGATETLMMAATLAEGQTIIENAAQEPEVIDLADLCIAMGAKIHGAGTNTIIIDGVDRLHFADFTAIPDRIEAATFMVAAAITRSTLSMSPVVPAHLTAAISKLQDIGVTVQIDAPDKITVIGGDRYRAVDIETLPYPGFPTDMQAQFMALLTICEGNGVVTETVFENRLQHVAELNRMGANIRLKNNVAVVTGVPQLSGAPVMATDLRASAALVIAGLAADGETKVMGLHHLDRGYDRIEEKLRNVGAKLYRTIETVNA
- a CDS encoding M15 family metallopeptidase — translated: MKPYQHIPIADCNEPLVALSSDLNSGIITIDPHPYMSLGAPYGDRSPFFVRQGILEKLQKSQAYLQILRPNWKIAIFDAYRPISVQQFMVDYSFSQLVASKGLEIDSLTEDQKISLNAEVMKFWAIPSHDPKTPPPHSTGAAIDVTLFDSELLEVNMGSPIDEISDRSLPDYFANSIDEQDMEFHGDRQLLNEVMTHSGFVRHPNEWWHFSYGDQMWAWISHEKIAIYGGFT